The proteins below come from a single Dasypus novemcinctus isolate mDasNov1 chromosome 22, mDasNov1.1.hap2, whole genome shotgun sequence genomic window:
- the LOC101422560 gene encoding saoe class I histocompatibility antigen, A alpha chain-like, whose amino-acid sequence MAPGTLLLLLSGALALTQTRAGLHSLRYFSTIVSRPERGDTHYIAVGYVDDTQGARFDSDAESPRLEPRAPWVEQEGPEYWGEQTRRAKENAHEFRKDLRTLRGYYNHSNAESHTYQMMYGCDMGPDGRLLRGYNQYAYDGTDYLALNEDLRSWTTADTAAQITLRKWEAAGFAQFEKAYLEANCVKWLQRFLESGKETLLRTDPPRAHVTRHPIPDRGVTLRCWALGFYPAEITLTWQRDGEDQTQDMEFVETRPAGDGTFQKWAAVEVLSGEEERYTCHVQHEGLPEPLTLRWEPPSQPPIIIVGIVAALVILAVSVVAAVLIWRRKTSGGTGGSYTQAAS is encoded by the exons ATGGCGCCGGGGACCCTCCTTCTGCTGCTCTCGGGGGCCCTGGCCCTGACCCAGACCCGGGCGG GCCTCCACTCCCTCAGGTATTTCAGCACGATCGTGTCCCGGCCCGAGCGCGGGGACACCCACTACATCGCCGTGGGCTACGTGGACGACACGCAGGGCGCGCGGTTCGACAGCGACGCGGAGAGTCCGAGGTTGGAGCCGCGGGCGCCGTGGGTGGAGCAGGAGGGGCCCGAGTACTGGGGAGAGCAGACGCGGAGGGCCAAGGAAAATGCGCACGAATTCCGGAAGGACCTGCGGACCCTGCGCGGCTACTACAACCACAGCAATGCCG AGTCTCACACCTACCAGATGATGTATGGCTGTGACATGGGCCCCGACGGGCGCCTCCTCCGCGGGTACAATCAATACGCCTACGACGGCACCGACTACCTCGCCCTCAACGAGGACCTGCGCTCCTGGACGACTGCGGACACTGCGGCGCAGATCACCCTGCGCAAGTGGGAGGCGGCGGGGTTTGCTCAGTTCGAGAAAGCCTACCTGGAGGCGAACTGTGTGAAGTGGCTGCAAAGATTCCTGGAGAGCGGGAAGGAGACACTGCTGCGCACAG ACCCCCCAAGGGCACACGTGACCCGCCACCCCATCCCTGACCGTGGGGTCACCCtgaggtgctgggccctgggcttctACCCGGCGGAGATCACGCTGACCTGGCAGCGGGACGGGGAGGACCAGACCCAGGACATGGAGTTTGTGGAGACCAGGCCTGCGGGGGACGGAACCTTCCAGAAGTGGGCGGCTGTGGAGGTGCTTTCTGGGGAAGAAGAGAGATACACGTGCCACGTGCAGCACGAGGGGCTGCCCGAGCCCCTCACCCTGAGATGGG AGCCCCCTTCACAGCCCCCCATCATCATCGTGGGAATCGTGGCTGCCCTGGTCATCCTTGCAGTGTCCGTGGTGGCTGCAGTTCTGATCTGGAGGAGGAAGACCTCAG GTGGAACAGGAGGGAGCTACACTCAGGCTGCTT CTTGA